One region of Myxocyprinus asiaticus isolate MX2 ecotype Aquarium Trade chromosome 38, UBuf_Myxa_2, whole genome shotgun sequence genomic DNA includes:
- the LOC127429282 gene encoding liver-expressed antimicrobial peptide 2-like, which translates to MLTTNHRLFVLTVLVSLLFALQVQSAPVDSDWATGLIHRAKRSLLWRWNTLKPVGSGCRDHYECGTNYCRKHTCSFKNQHAYA; encoded by the exons ATGCTTACAACCAACCACAGGCTGTTTGTCCTGACTGTGCTGGTGTCTCTACTGTTTGCCTTACAG GTCCAGTCTGCACCAGTAGATAGTGACTGGGCAACCGGGCTGATCCACCGCGCCAAGCGCTCATTATTATGGCGATGGAACACTCTGAAACCCGTGGGCTCTGGATGTAGAGATCACTATGAGTGCGGAACCAACTACTGCAG GAAACATACGTGCTCCTTCAAGAATCAACACGCTTACGCCTGA